TCGCCGAGATAGCGAAAGCCGTGCCAGCGCTCCGGGTGAAGTACCTCTTCTTCTCCCACCAGGACCCCGACATCCTGGGAGCTGCCGCGGCCTGGTACTCCGCTGCCCCCCAGGCGAAGATCCTGATCCCGTCGGTCTGGCAGCGCTTCCTGCCCCACGCTTTCCAGCAGGCAATCGAGGAAAATCGAGTGGTGCCCATCCCGGACGAGGGCGGTACGGTCAAGCTCGGTAGCTGCGAGCTCAAGCTGGTGCCGGCGCACTTCCTGCACTCTCCAGGCAACTTCCAGATCTACGACCCCGTCCTGAAGCTCCTCTACAGCGGGGACCTCTTCGCCTCCTTGCTCCCGGCAGGCTTGGACTACGACTTCGCGGACGACCTGGACTCCCACGTGAAGTACATGGAGGGTTTCCTTAAGCGGTACATCCCGACCCGCCTAGCGATCGAGAGGTGGCTGGAGACGGTGAAGGGGCTTGAGATAGAGGTGATAGTGCCCCAGCACGGCGCACTGATCCGGGGCAGGGAGAACGTGGCGAGAGCGCTGGAGTGGCTGAGCCGCGCGAAAGGCTTCTTCGATGTTTAGCTAGATAAGCGTAAAGCTTCTTTAAAGAGGGCTCCCAGAACACCGCGTGAAAGCCGGCCGGTTAAACCTCCTAGCCATCCTGATGCTCGGCTGGGCTGTAGGAGCGATGTACGCCGGGCTGGTGAGCGGCACGCTGCCCCTCATCCGCGCCGAGCTCGGCCTAACTCCGGAAGAAGCTGGCAGAGTTCTGAGCGCCTGGCTGCTGGGAATGCTCCTCGGAGCCTTCCTCTTCGGCTTCGCAGCCGATAGGGTGGGGAGAAAGGCCGCGCTCGCAGCTGCTGCAGCCTTGATGGGCGTCTTCACCCCTCTCAGCGCAGCCGCGAGGGGCTGGCTAGACCTCGCAGCCTACCGCGTCCTCGCGGGCGCCGGGAACGCCGGCTACATGGTTACCGCCAGCGTGCTTATGAGCGAGTACGCTCCCACGAGCGTGAGGGGGAGGAGCGTCGCCATCCTGGAGAGCGCTTGGGCTCTCGGCTGGCTCGCCGCGCTGCTGCTGTCGAGAGTGCTGGCCCCGCTCTACGGCTGGAGAGCAGTCTTCGCCGCATCCTCCGCTGCACTAGCGCTCGCGCCGGCTCTATACTTCCTCGCCCCCGAGTCTCTCAGGTACCTCGTCGCGCGGGGGAGGCTGGAGGAGGCCCGCTCCCTCGCCGGGAAGATGGGCGTCGAGGTTCCTCGGCCTGAGCCCGTGAGGAGGACGAGCCTCAGGGACCTCGTCAGCAAGCCTTACGCGAGGCGCACGGCAATGCTCTGGGTGCACTGGTTCTGCCTAGTCCTCGCGTACTGGGGGATCTTCCTGTGGCTTACCGACATCCTGCACGCGCGGGGCATCCCCTTCGTGAAGAGCCTCGACTACTCGATCGCGATCACGCTCGCCCAGATCCCAGGCTACCTCTCCGCAGCCTACCTCATCGAAACCCTCGGCCGGAGGTGGTTGCTCGCAGGATACATGCTCGGCGCCGGCACTGCTAGCGCTCTCATGTGGCTCTCCACCTCCGAGCCGGAAGTCCTCCTGTACGGCTCCCTCGTCTCCTTCTTCAACCTCGGAGCCTGGGGGATCACCTACGCGTACACGCCGGAGCTCTACCCTACAGCGCTCAGGGGCACTGGCAGCGGCTGGGCTAACTCGTTCGGCCGGGTAGGCGGCATCCTCGGCCCCTACATCGCGGGCGTGCTGATGCAGGCTTACGGAGACCCGCTCGCCCCCTTCCTGCTCTTCGCCGCAGTCCACGTCATCTCCGCGGCAGTCGTGGGAGCCCTGGGCGTAGAGACCAAGGGCAAGCCGCTGGAGGAGCTCGTAGAGTAGCTTCCTCCCCACCTCTGCTGGCCTCCTCTTTTTTATACTCGGCACGTCTTCTACGTAGCGTGGAGCCTAACCTGCTGAGGAAAGCGGTAGAAGCCATGTCCAGAGGCCCCTTCACAAGCGACTCACTAGCTCGGGAGCTGGGCATCCCAGCCCGAGAGGCGGAAGCCTTGATCGGGGCGCTCCTCGCCCACGGGTACCTGCGGGAGGTCGAGTGGTCTACGTGCGCGTCCTGCCCCCTGAGCGGGAGCTGCACGGCGAGAAACCTGAAAGGGGTCAAGGTGTACGAGCTGACGGGTAAGGCCGCCAAGCTCGGGAAGCCAGTTAGCCCAGGCTAAAATTTAATTAAGAGGCAAGATCCCAGAGAATTGTGCCCGTTAGAGGAGAGGACTACCTCGCGCTCCTGTACCGCTTGAAGGAGCTGGGAGTCGAGGCGCGGCTCAGCGTGATCTCTAGGGAGCTGGGGGTCCGCGCGCCCTCAGCGCTGCGCGAGCTCTCGAGGCTCGAGAGCCGGGGGCTCGTCTCCAAGAGCAAGCCGATCTACTTCCTCACAGAGGCAGGGCTCGAGGTGGCGGAGCAGGTAGTGCTGAGGCACAGGGTTCTCGAGCGCTTCCTGGCGGACGTTCTGAAAGCCGACCCCTACAGAGCGCACAGCATAGCGCACCAGCTGGAGCACGCGGTCGAGTTCGCGGAGTTGGTGGACGCGCACATCGGCAGCCCGAGCTTCTGCCCCCACGGGAACCCGGTGCCCGGGAGAGCCTCCACGAAGGTTGTCCCGCTCACCGAGGCAGGAGTCGGGATGCACAGGCTTGCAAGGATCGGGGAGCTCAAAGCTTCCCTCGAGTGGGTTAGGACACTTAAGCTGCAGCCAGGCCGGCCTATCGCGGTCAAAAAGGTTGAGCGCGGCGGAGTGGTCGTGGAGTGGTCCGGGGGCACCTACACGCTGCCGCTACCGGCCGCGAGGCTCCTCTTCGTGGAGAAGAGGTGAGGGCTTTGGCGACTCTCGACGAGGTTCCCGAAGGATCGAGGGCCGTGGTCGTGGACGTGGCGGAGCAGGGCTGGGGGTTGAGGAAGCGCTTGCTCGAGATGGGGCTCGTCCCCGGGACGACGGTGGAAGTCGTCAGGAACAGCAGGGGGCCGATCCTGGTCAGGGTGAGGGGGGCGACTCTAGCCCTTGGGAGGGGGCTCGCGAGGAAGATCGTCGTAGAGGTGGCGGAAGGTGCTAGCGTGCAGCCGTGACCCTGCTGAGCCACGCCTGGAAGGCGCTGCGCGCGTAGCGGTAGTGGGCAGCCCCAACGTGGGCAAGTCCACGCTCTTCACCAGGCTGACAGGCCGGGTAGCGCACATCGCTAACTGGCCTGGAACCACGGTCGAGCGCAAGGAAGGGTTGCTGAAGCTCGACGGGAAGACAGTCGTCCTGGTCGACACGCCCGGCGTGTACTCGCTCGCCGGCATCAGCGAGGAGGAGCGCATCACCCGCGACTACCTCTTGAGGGGGGACTGGGACGCTGTCCTCGTGCTTGTCGACGCGGTAGCCCCGGAGAAGACGCTCTACATGGCTCTCCACGTGCGAGAGCTGACGGGGCGGGTGGTCGTCGCGCTGACGAAGTGGGATGAAGCGCACGCGAGAGGGGTGCACGTGCACGTCGACCAGCTTGAGAGGGCTCTCAAGGCTCCCGTGATCCCGGTCTCGGGGGTCACGGGGGAAGGGCTCAGCGAGCTGCGCCGCGCTATAGCGGAGGTGGTGGAGGCTGGGGGTGCGGAGCCGCTGGTCATCGACTACGGTGTTCTCGAGCGGGCGATCTCGGAGCTCGCGCGAGACCTCAGCGGGCTGGAAGTGGAGTTGAGGGCCCCGCCCCGCTGGATCGCTGTAAAGCTTCTCGAAGGTGATGAGTACGCTCTGAGAGCCGTCCTGAGAGCTGGGGGGAGCCGCATCGTCGAGAAGGCTGAGAAGCTTAGGCAGGAGCTGCAGCGCTCAGGGGTGGACGTGGAGGAAGCTGCTATCGCGGCTAGGTTCAGGTTCGTCGACTCGGTGTGCAGGAAGGCGGTGGTCCGCCTACTCCTGCGGGAGCGGCGGGGGCTGCTGGAGAGGGTTCTCCTCCACCCTGCTGCCGGGCCCTTCGCCTCGCTCGCCCTCCTGCTCTCGCTGTTCACGGTAGTCTTCGCGGTTAACACCGGGTTCCCTCTCACGCTGATCCTGGAGCAGCTGGGCTTCTCGGAGCTGGCGGAGTCGGTGGAATCCTACACGCTATCCGGCCTCATCTCGAGCCTTTTCGACAGCCTTTCGCGAGCCCTGGATCGGGCTCTAGCCGAGGCGGGCGTCAGCGGGCCGCTAGCGGGCATCCTGGTGGAAGGCTTCCTGCCGGGTGCTGCGCTGGTGCTCACCTTCTTCCCGCTAATCTTCACAGCGCTGTTCATCCTAGCTTTCCTTGAGGATAGCGGCGTAGGCCCGCTCGCAGCAGTATCGCTCCATAACACGCTGAAGCGCGCCGGCCTATCCGGGCGCGCGATCTACCCTATGCTCATCAGCCTCGGCTGCAACGTCCCCGGAGTTCTCTCCACTAGAGCCAGCACCGACGCCACCGAGAGGCTCGAGCTGATCTTCAGCATCCCCTTCATCCCATGCCAGGCGAGGCTAGTAGTGCTCCTCGCTTTCGCAGCCGCGTACTTCGGGGGAGGCTTCCAGGCTCTAGCCCCCCTCGCGCTGGTCTACGCAGCTTCCTTCACCATGCTCTTACTCACGTCGCTGGCGATCCGCAAGCTCCGCGGCGCCCGGGAACCCCCCGAGCTGCTGCTAGAGCTCCCGCCCCTCCACAAGCCCTCGCTGAAAGTCCTCTGGTGGATCACGTGGGACTACGTGAAGCATTTCCTCAAGCGCGCCGGCTTCATAATCTTCGTCCTGGGCGTTGCTCTCTGGGGCTTAACCTCCTACGGGCCCCACGGCCCGGCGAGCACCCCCGCGGAGAGCTTCGCAGGGATCCTCGGCAAGCACCTCTCGCCCATCATGCTCCCCTTCGGCGTCCACGGAAGCGCCGCTGAAGCGCTCGCCTTCGCGATGCTAGCCGGCCTCCTGGCGAAGGAGGTTGTCCTGCTCTCCCTCGTCGGCTTCACCGGGGCAGCCGGCCCCCTCGAGGCTCTCTCATCCCTCGGCCTGACGGGAGCGCAGGCCCTCGCCCTCATGGTCTTCTACACGACCTACATGCCCTGCTTGGCGACGCTGTCAGCTGTGTACAGCGAGACAGCGAGCCTGAAGCTAACCCTAGCCGCCCTCGCCTGGTCCCTCGCGGCCGCCCTCGCGGCGAGCCTGCTAGCCTACGCTCTAGGGCTCGCTCTCCTCGGCTGAGCTGCGGCTTTCGCGAGCGGCTACCTGCCGCGCACCACCACCCGGAGCTTCACCTGCAAGTTCTCCACAACCAGGTAGAGCCTGCCCGTCCGGGCCGCCGGGTTCGGCTTAGGCCAGTAACCCTGCCCCCTCACCCAGCCCTCAGGGACCTCGAGCGCGCCCTCACCCCTCACCAAGAGCACGCGGAAGTAGCTGCCCGCCGCGAGAGCTTCCGCGGAGCTGCACCCCCTGATGAGCTGCGGGCTCTCGCTCACGACCACGAAGACGCCAGCGAAGGGAGCACTAGTGTAGTTGCGCTCAACCCACACCTCCACCGTTGCGTTAACCCAGCCCTCGGGAAGCTCGATGAACATCGAGCTGCGCCCCAGCGCGCTGACACGCCACGCTCCACCGCCAAGGTACTCGACCGCCGCCGACCACCCGCCGAGC
This region of Thermofilum sp. genomic DNA includes:
- a CDS encoding MBL fold metallo-hydrolase encodes the protein MLEFTSGGHRVVVFRDLTPEGQVQANQVVFVDEGEGLLADPGGRAVFNKLIAEIAKAVPALRVKYLFFSHQDPDILGAAAAWYSAAPQAKILIPSVWQRFLPHAFQQAIEENRVVPIPDEGGTVKLGSCELKLVPAHFLHSPGNFQIYDPVLKLLYSGDLFASLLPAGLDYDFADDLDSHVKYMEGFLKRYIPTRLAIERWLETVKGLEIEVIVPQHGALIRGRENVARALEWLSRAKGFFDV
- a CDS encoding MFS transporter codes for the protein MKAGRLNLLAILMLGWAVGAMYAGLVSGTLPLIRAELGLTPEEAGRVLSAWLLGMLLGAFLFGFAADRVGRKAALAAAAALMGVFTPLSAAARGWLDLAAYRVLAGAGNAGYMVTASVLMSEYAPTSVRGRSVAILESAWALGWLAALLLSRVLAPLYGWRAVFAASSAALALAPALYFLAPESLRYLVARGRLEEARSLAGKMGVEVPRPEPVRRTSLRDLVSKPYARRTAMLWVHWFCLVLAYWGIFLWLTDILHARGIPFVKSLDYSIAITLAQIPGYLSAAYLIETLGRRWLLAGYMLGAGTASALMWLSTSEPEVLLYGSLVSFFNLGAWGITYAYTPELYPTALRGTGSGWANSFGRVGGILGPYIAGVLMQAYGDPLAPFLLFAAVHVISAAVVGALGVETKGKPLEELVE
- a CDS encoding metal-dependent transcriptional regulator; the protein is MPVRGEDYLALLYRLKELGVEARLSVISRELGVRAPSALRELSRLESRGLVSKSKPIYFLTEAGLEVAEQVVLRHRVLERFLADVLKADPYRAHSIAHQLEHAVEFAELVDAHIGSPSFCPHGNPVPGRASTKVVPLTEAGVGMHRLARIGELKASLEWVRTLKLQPGRPIAVKKVERGGVVVEWSGGTYTLPLPAARLLFVEKR
- a CDS encoding FeoA family protein; amino-acid sequence: MATLDEVPEGSRAVVVDVAEQGWGLRKRLLEMGLVPGTTVEVVRNSRGPILVRVRGATLALGRGLARKIVVEVAEGASVQP
- the feoB gene encoding ferrous iron transport protein B, encoding MLACSRDPAEPRLEGAARVAVVGSPNVGKSTLFTRLTGRVAHIANWPGTTVERKEGLLKLDGKTVVLVDTPGVYSLAGISEEERITRDYLLRGDWDAVLVLVDAVAPEKTLYMALHVRELTGRVVVALTKWDEAHARGVHVHVDQLERALKAPVIPVSGVTGEGLSELRRAIAEVVEAGGAEPLVIDYGVLERAISELARDLSGLEVELRAPPRWIAVKLLEGDEYALRAVLRAGGSRIVEKAEKLRQELQRSGVDVEEAAIAARFRFVDSVCRKAVVRLLLRERRGLLERVLLHPAAGPFASLALLLSLFTVVFAVNTGFPLTLILEQLGFSELAESVESYTLSGLISSLFDSLSRALDRALAEAGVSGPLAGILVEGFLPGAALVLTFFPLIFTALFILAFLEDSGVGPLAAVSLHNTLKRAGLSGRAIYPMLISLGCNVPGVLSTRASTDATERLELIFSIPFIPCQARLVVLLAFAAAYFGGGFQALAPLALVYAASFTMLLLTSLAIRKLRGAREPPELLLELPPLHKPSLKVLWWITWDYVKHFLKRAGFIIFVLGVALWGLTSYGPHGPASTPAESFAGILGKHLSPIMLPFGVHGSAAEALAFAMLAGLLAKEVVLLSLVGFTGAAGPLEALSSLGLTGAQALALMVFYTTYMPCLATLSAVYSETASLKLTLAALAWSLAAALAASLLAYALGLALLG